In a genomic window of Pirellulaceae bacterium:
- a CDS encoding GDSL-type esterase/lipase family protein, whose protein sequence is ITYAGEYISWFDAWLVSQELANRAVVINAGLPSETVSGLSEAGHAGGQFPRPDLAERLKRVLTVTKPDLVFACYGINCGIYQPLNEQRFERYQQGITKLKDEVEAFGAQLILITPPCFDDQRAQKNYSYNKVLNEYSKWLVKQENDDWMIIDLHGPMSHELSERRKSNPNFTFQPDAVHPNAEGHRFIAEQLIDWFGGPLNDKGDKQIRKLVDQRLKLRRDAYLAAAGHKRPGIRSGLPVKQAEQEAEKLTQRMNQDSVNTSNPRE, encoded by the coding sequence CATCACCTATGCCGGGGAATACATTTCATGGTTCGATGCCTGGTTAGTATCGCAAGAGCTGGCCAATCGAGCCGTGGTTATCAACGCAGGTCTTCCCAGCGAAACAGTATCCGGACTTAGCGAAGCTGGACACGCCGGTGGGCAATTCCCTCGCCCCGACCTTGCTGAACGCCTGAAGCGGGTGCTAACGGTCACAAAACCGGACCTCGTCTTCGCCTGCTATGGAATTAACTGTGGCATCTATCAACCGCTAAACGAGCAACGATTCGAACGTTACCAGCAGGGCATCACGAAACTGAAAGATGAAGTCGAAGCCTTTGGCGCTCAATTAATTCTAATCACGCCACCATGCTTCGATGACCAACGAGCCCAAAAAAATTACTCGTATAACAAGGTCTTGAACGAGTATTCGAAATGGCTGGTAAAGCAAGAGAACGATGATTGGATGATCATCGACTTGCATGGTCCGATGTCACACGAATTATCGGAACGTCGAAAATCAAACCCTAATTTCACCTTCCAACCTGATGCCGTTCACCCCAATGCCGAAGGGCATCGATTTATCGCCGAGCAATTGATTGATTGGTTCGGCGGGCCATTGAATGACAAAGGCGACAAGCAAATCAGAAAGCTCGTCGATCAACGCTTGAAATTGCGACGAGATGCTTACCTTGCTGCGGCCGGACACAAACGACCCGGTATCAGATCTGGTTTACCCGTCAAACAGGCCGAACAAGAAGCCGAAAAACTCACCCAACGAATGAATCAGGATAGCGTGAACACGTCAAATCCGAGGGAATAA
- a CDS encoding DUF1553 domain-containing protein, with translation METLQDPHPNSNLPMHCDLPMHCPLLFTSINRSLLCLLMLFSSATAQAAEHEFFETKIRPLLAEHCYSCHSGKSEKLQAGLYLDRADGLTQGGESGPAIVAGKPDESLLIRAVRYEENEMPPDGKLADAEIAALTKWVERGAKWPADQTNAKIANETGYDWNYFRNEHWSLQPITLPIPPTVNETDWPKDDIDQFVLAALESANLPPAKAASPQILARRIYLDLIGIPPTPNEVDEFVSAAAEGRQQAIADLVDNLLASPHYGERWGRHWLDVARYSDGYGGFLDNRANQHAWRYRDWVVKAFNNDQPYDQFVKAQIAGDLLGTQSDAIGTGFFALGPNYQSDGGDPDSVAQAKSETLDDRMDTLSRGFLALTVSCARCHDHKFDPIPQIDYYSLAGIFHNSGVRETPLVSDDIVKAYNDRQNEIKQREKQINELQKKAKQENRELSKSEQTQLEKWKVELDELRKSAPSKYPSAHALHDKGSSNLHVALRGNSRKPGEEAPRRFLEILSATERSPYSEGSGRIELANSIANASNPLTARVIVNRIWLQHFGKALVRSPSNFGSLGETPTHPLLLDWLAANFIESGWSIKTLHRQIMSSSTYQMSSQMNSDNFARDGDNRLIWRMNPRRMDVEAWRDSLLAVTGELDLTIGGPPLDNLSSTRRRTLYAKVSRNGDVFESDRFLRLFDFPLMRATVAQRPSSIVPQQFLFLMNSRFMVDRAEALATKLETAATNDDQRIELAYRLLFGRLPRANELELGRRFVSDNSSLKNPDENGDKLARFVQYAQVLLSSNEFMYVR, from the coding sequence ATGGAGACACTGCAGGATCCCCACCCCAACAGCAACTTGCCAATGCACTGCGACTTGCCGATGCACTGCCCTCTCCTGTTTACTTCCATTAATCGATCCTTGTTATGCCTGCTGATGCTGTTCAGTAGCGCTACGGCTCAAGCAGCCGAGCATGAGTTCTTCGAAACAAAAATCCGGCCGCTCCTGGCCGAGCACTGCTATTCGTGCCATTCCGGAAAATCAGAAAAGTTACAAGCCGGCTTGTATCTCGATCGAGCCGATGGCTTGACTCAAGGCGGCGAGAGTGGTCCCGCCATTGTGGCCGGAAAACCGGATGAGAGCCTTTTAATTCGCGCCGTCCGCTATGAAGAAAATGAAATGCCACCGGACGGCAAATTGGCCGACGCCGAGATTGCGGCGCTGACGAAATGGGTTGAACGAGGAGCCAAATGGCCCGCGGATCAAACGAATGCAAAGATCGCGAATGAAACAGGCTACGACTGGAACTATTTTCGCAACGAACACTGGTCGCTCCAACCCATCACGTTACCTATTCCGCCAACGGTCAACGAGACGGATTGGCCAAAGGATGATATCGATCAATTTGTATTGGCGGCTCTTGAATCCGCAAACTTGCCACCGGCGAAAGCTGCCTCACCACAGATTCTCGCACGTCGCATTTACCTGGACCTGATCGGCATTCCACCCACGCCGAATGAAGTTGACGAATTCGTTTCGGCAGCGGCCGAAGGTCGACAACAGGCAATCGCCGACTTGGTGGACAACTTGCTTGCTTCCCCGCATTACGGTGAGCGTTGGGGACGCCATTGGCTCGACGTCGCACGCTACTCGGATGGCTACGGCGGCTTCCTTGACAACCGGGCAAATCAACACGCGTGGCGATATCGCGACTGGGTTGTGAAAGCCTTCAACAACGATCAACCGTACGATCAATTCGTGAAAGCCCAAATCGCTGGAGACCTACTCGGCACTCAAAGTGACGCAATTGGAACCGGTTTCTTCGCGCTTGGACCCAATTATCAGTCTGATGGGGGAGATCCAGACAGTGTCGCTCAGGCAAAGAGCGAGACCTTAGATGATCGCATGGATACCTTGTCGCGTGGCTTCCTGGCGTTAACCGTTTCCTGTGCTCGCTGTCACGACCACAAGTTCGATCCGATCCCTCAGATCGATTATTATTCACTCGCAGGCATCTTCCACAACAGTGGTGTGCGTGAAACACCACTTGTCTCCGACGACATCGTCAAGGCTTACAATGACCGCCAAAACGAGATTAAGCAGCGCGAGAAGCAGATCAACGAACTGCAAAAGAAAGCCAAACAGGAGAATCGAGAACTTTCTAAATCAGAACAAACTCAGCTCGAAAAATGGAAAGTAGAGCTCGATGAGCTGCGGAAGTCCGCTCCGTCCAAATATCCATCCGCCCACGCGCTGCACGACAAGGGAAGCAGCAATCTACACGTTGCCTTGCGTGGCAATTCGCGCAAGCCAGGCGAGGAAGCCCCGCGCCGCTTCCTGGAAATACTCTCAGCGACCGAACGGTCCCCTTACTCAGAGGGCAGCGGAAGAATCGAATTGGCTAATTCGATCGCGAATGCCTCCAATCCACTCACCGCGCGGGTGATCGTTAATCGGATCTGGCTGCAACATTTCGGTAAAGCACTCGTGCGATCGCCGAGCAATTTCGGTTCACTCGGTGAGACACCGACACACCCCCTGCTACTGGACTGGCTGGCGGCAAATTTCATCGAATCCGGCTGGTCGATCAAGACACTGCATCGGCAGATCATGTCGTCATCGACCTATCAAATGAGCAGCCAAATGAACTCGGACAATTTCGCTCGCGACGGTGACAATCGTCTTATCTGGCGAATGAATCCACGCCGAATGGATGTCGAAGCCTGGCGAGATTCGTTACTGGCGGTGACCGGCGAATTGGACCTGACGATTGGTGGACCACCGCTCGATAACTTATCTTCAACTCGACGCCGCACGCTCTATGCAAAAGTAAGTCGAAACGGAGATGTCTTCGAATCAGATCGATTTCTAAGGCTCTTCGATTTCCCTTTGATGCGTGCGACAGTGGCTCAGCGACCATCCAGCATCGTTCCCCAACAATTCCTCTTCCTGATGAATAGCCGATTCATGGTGGATCGTGCCGAGGCTCTGGCCACAAAACTTGAAACGGCTGCAACGAATGATGACCAACGTATCGAGCTAGCCTATCGCCTACTGTTCGGAAGATTACCCCGTGCAAACGAATTAGAATTGGGGCGCAGATTTGTCTCGGACAACTCTAGTTTGAAAAACCCTGACGAAAATGGCGATAAATTGGCCAGATTTGTGCAATATGCACAGGTGCTTTTGAGTTCCAACGAGTTCATGTATGTGCGATAA
- a CDS encoding DUF1501 domain-containing protein, whose protein sequence is MSHRAARPHRNPHPPVNRREMLQRIGAGFGSLGLAGMLAAEPAHATQAGSPLAPKAPHFAPKAKHVIQLFMPGGPSQVDTFDYKPQIDKHAGERPSIVNRKTLRNTKNGLFPSPFGFQQYGQSGKWVSDIFPHVAQHVDDLCFVHSMHTDIPEHAGAMLMMNLGHLQPSRPSMGSWLTYGLGTENQDLPGFIAMSPRAQPRGKLANWGNSFLPGAYAGTYVNIAEMKQDQILRDLKNNWLPRASQRQQADLLAKLNHLDLEQQQTDQQLEASIQAMEMAFRMQFAVPDVFDTTQETQTTLDMYGDSEYAKGCLLARRLVERGVRMVQLSHSIDGYDIAWDTGHGDIAGGHKRLAQACDQGIAALIKDLKQRGLFDSTLVIWGGEFGRAPTSEGQKGRDHDHYGFTVWMAGGGVKSGLSYGSTDEFGCTAVENRVHVHDLHATILHLMGLDHERLTYRYSGRDFRLTDVHGKVVHDIIA, encoded by the coding sequence ATGAGCCATCGTGCCGCCCGCCCCCACCGAAATCCGCATCCCCCCGTCAATCGGCGCGAGATGTTGCAGCGAATTGGGGCTGGATTCGGTTCGCTCGGCCTGGCGGGTATGCTCGCTGCCGAACCGGCCCACGCGACTCAGGCAGGGTCTCCCTTGGCACCCAAAGCTCCCCACTTTGCACCGAAAGCCAAACACGTCATTCAATTGTTCATGCCGGGTGGTCCGTCGCAAGTCGATACCTTTGATTACAAACCGCAGATTGATAAACATGCGGGAGAACGTCCAAGCATTGTCAATCGCAAGACACTGCGAAATACAAAAAACGGTTTGTTCCCCTCCCCGTTTGGATTTCAACAATACGGCCAATCGGGCAAATGGGTTAGTGACATTTTCCCACATGTCGCGCAACACGTAGACGACCTCTGTTTTGTTCATTCAATGCATACCGATATCCCGGAACATGCCGGCGCGATGCTGATGATGAATCTGGGCCATTTGCAACCCAGCCGCCCAAGTATGGGATCTTGGCTGACCTACGGCCTGGGAACCGAGAATCAAGATTTGCCTGGATTCATCGCAATGAGTCCGCGAGCTCAACCGCGCGGCAAGCTGGCCAATTGGGGAAACTCATTTTTGCCAGGTGCCTATGCGGGAACCTACGTCAATATCGCCGAAATGAAGCAGGACCAAATCTTGCGGGACTTGAAGAACAATTGGCTACCTCGAGCCTCGCAACGCCAACAAGCCGATCTGCTAGCCAAGCTGAATCATTTGGATTTGGAGCAACAACAGACCGACCAACAATTGGAAGCCAGCATTCAAGCCATGGAAATGGCGTTCCGCATGCAATTTGCAGTTCCCGATGTCTTCGATACAACCCAAGAAACCCAAACCACACTCGATATGTACGGCGACAGCGAATATGCCAAGGGCTGTCTCTTGGCAAGACGTCTCGTTGAACGTGGCGTCCGTATGGTGCAGCTATCCCATTCAATCGATGGCTATGACATCGCCTGGGATACCGGACATGGCGATATCGCGGGAGGTCACAAACGGCTCGCTCAAGCTTGCGATCAGGGCATTGCGGCACTGATCAAGGATCTAAAACAACGAGGACTGTTCGACAGTACGCTCGTCATCTGGGGTGGTGAATTTGGTCGAGCTCCAACTTCCGAAGGCCAAAAAGGACGCGATCATGATCACTACGGATTCACGGTATGGATGGCAGGAGGCGGTGTAAAAAGCGGTTTGAGCTACGGATCCACCGACGAGTTCGGCTGCACGGCAGTCGAAAATCGCGTTCACGTGCATGACCTCCATGCCACCATTCTCCATCTGATGGGATTGGATCATGAGCGACTTACCTATCGCTACTCAGGTCGCGATTTCCGATTAACGGACGTGCATGGCAAGGTCGTTCACGACATCATCGCCTAG
- a CDS encoding CRTAC1 family protein → MINVLNIHNAGFFSAKLFVLCFVIGCDFPKPNDDTQQSPVEISAKAPAELASHPATLQPILEDSPGESSLNPSDSLNRLKAERQQLDQNVWSEEVAAQAYEQYFVSLWDKLRVAEQPLDVLAHVLFDRLSFPMPTHAENLELGIRRFQFSDQLQNVTPDGWQEIGAKLKQQQFRLLESEWHHATFQRTSEGAHSVVGFVLHLARPLTGTLEEDVPQQRIIVRGNLDVKWKEGQPDPQPADLTVRDLEILARTGRPVFRRVLTYRRRPDQHASAHPIIVYDLDGNGFPEILISRWNRVYWNQGAGRFKEASLFKHFVPLAESGVVADLTADGRADFAAVDKQGRLVIYVGNSKGEFNEEPVVDSVIYAPEAAAITAGDVDGDRDLDLWVTQYKPGYRQGQMPTPYYDANDGEPSFLLLNDGRGHFTDATQSAGLAAKRRRRTYSTSLFDWDDDGDQDLLVVSDYAGVDLHENQGNGHFVDITEKVLPERHLFGMAHTLADFDRDGLTDIYAIGMSSTTARRLDRLGLGREDRPDIHRMRGAMGYGNRMYLRRQNDFASPSFAAQVARTGWSWGTTSFDFDLDGDRDIYVANGFRSGQSCQDYCTTYWRHDIYTGSSDESKPLQSFFADSLRDLDQGQISWNGFEHNRLLLSIDGQKYTDIAFLLGVSFEYDARSVVGADLDSDGRPDLVVAQYDFVGQGFETTLHAYQNTLQTDAHWIGVDLHHHAEGCSPIGAKVVVHTPDGEQIGRVVTGDSFLAQHPARLHFGLGETSQVDLVEIFWPDGTVDRHRDWSVDRYHRALPEK, encoded by the coding sequence ATGATCAATGTGTTAAATATTCATAACGCTGGATTTTTTTCTGCGAAATTGTTTGTTTTGTGTTTCGTCATCGGATGTGATTTTCCGAAGCCGAATGATGACACGCAACAATCGCCGGTTGAAATTTCGGCCAAAGCCCCTGCTGAGCTTGCTTCGCACCCCGCGACGCTGCAGCCAATCCTCGAAGATTCTCCCGGTGAATCATCATTGAATCCCTCGGATTCGTTGAACCGGCTCAAGGCTGAACGTCAGCAATTGGATCAGAATGTCTGGTCGGAGGAGGTCGCTGCCCAGGCATATGAACAGTATTTTGTTTCACTCTGGGATAAATTGCGAGTTGCTGAACAACCGCTTGATGTTTTGGCTCATGTGTTGTTCGATCGCTTGTCGTTTCCGATGCCTACGCACGCGGAAAACTTGGAATTGGGCATCCGCCGATTTCAATTCAGTGACCAGTTGCAGAACGTGACTCCGGACGGTTGGCAGGAAATTGGAGCCAAGTTGAAACAGCAGCAGTTTCGCTTGCTTGAATCGGAGTGGCATCACGCAACTTTTCAACGCACATCCGAAGGTGCGCATTCGGTGGTTGGTTTTGTTTTGCATCTGGCTCGTCCACTGACAGGTACATTGGAAGAGGACGTTCCTCAGCAACGCATTATTGTGCGTGGCAACCTTGATGTGAAATGGAAAGAAGGTCAGCCGGACCCACAGCCGGCTGATTTAACCGTTCGGGATTTGGAGATCCTTGCGCGTACAGGACGCCCTGTATTTCGGCGGGTGTTGACCTATCGTCGTCGCCCTGACCAACATGCAAGCGCTCATCCCATTATCGTCTACGATCTTGATGGCAATGGTTTTCCAGAGATTTTGATTAGTCGTTGGAACCGTGTTTACTGGAATCAAGGGGCAGGGCGATTTAAAGAAGCATCCTTGTTCAAACATTTCGTTCCGCTGGCTGAGTCGGGTGTTGTCGCCGATTTGACTGCCGATGGGCGAGCCGATTTTGCTGCTGTCGATAAGCAGGGCCGGCTCGTGATTTATGTTGGTAATTCGAAGGGTGAATTCAACGAGGAGCCCGTTGTGGATTCGGTGATTTACGCCCCGGAAGCAGCTGCCATTACTGCTGGAGATGTCGACGGAGATCGGGATTTAGATCTTTGGGTCACGCAGTACAAGCCGGGGTACCGACAAGGCCAGATGCCGACTCCCTATTATGATGCGAACGACGGTGAACCGTCGTTTCTCTTGCTGAATGATGGTCGGGGACATTTTACTGATGCGACACAATCGGCTGGTTTAGCCGCGAAGCGTAGACGCCGTACCTACAGCACTTCGTTGTTTGATTGGGATGATGATGGTGATCAAGATTTGTTGGTTGTCAGTGACTATGCAGGCGTTGACTTACACGAAAATCAGGGCAATGGTCATTTTGTTGATATCACCGAAAAAGTCCTGCCTGAGCGTCACTTGTTCGGGATGGCCCACACCTTGGCTGATTTTGACCGAGATGGGCTAACTGATATTTATGCAATTGGAATGAGCAGTACGACTGCTCGACGACTTGATCGACTGGGGTTAGGGCGTGAGGATCGTCCGGACATTCATCGAATGCGTGGTGCGATGGGTTACGGAAATCGGATGTATCTGCGTCGTCAAAACGATTTTGCTTCGCCTTCGTTTGCTGCCCAAGTGGCACGTACCGGATGGTCTTGGGGCACCACCTCATTTGACTTCGACTTGGATGGCGATCGAGATATTTACGTGGCAAACGGTTTTCGAAGCGGTCAGTCATGTCAGGATTATTGTACGACCTATTGGCGCCATGACATTTACACCGGATCTTCTGATGAAAGTAAACCTCTGCAATCATTTTTTGCCGACTCTTTGCGCGACTTGGATCAGGGGCAGATATCTTGGAACGGCTTTGAACACAACCGCTTATTACTCAGTATCGATGGGCAAAAGTACACCGATATTGCATTCCTGTTGGGAGTCAGTTTTGAATATGATGCCCGCTCCGTCGTCGGGGCCGATCTCGACTCCGATGGGCGACCGGATTTAGTTGTTGCTCAGTACGATTTTGTGGGGCAGGGCTTTGAGACGACGTTGCATGCTTATCAAAACACTTTGCAGACCGACGCTCATTGGATTGGCGTTGATTTGCATCATCATGCTGAGGGATGTTCGCCAATCGGCGCCAAAGTCGTTGTGCACACCCCTGATGGTGAACAAATAGGTCGAGTGGTTACGGGGGACTCATTCTTGGCACAGCATCCGGCTCGATTGCATTTTGGTCTCGGGGAAACCAGCCAAGTTGATTTGGTAGAAATTTTTTGGCCTGATGGAACGGTTGATCGCCACAGGGATTGGTCCGTTGATCGTTATCATCGGGCCCTTCCGGAAAAATAG
- a CDS encoding PEP-CTERM sorting domain-containing protein (PEP-CTERM proteins occur, often in large numbers, in the proteomes of bacteria that also encode an exosortase, a predicted intramembrane cysteine proteinase. The presence of a PEP-CTERM domain at a protein's C-terminus predicts cleavage within the sorting domain, followed by covalent anchoring to some some component of the (usually Gram-negative) cell surface. Many PEP-CTERM proteins exhibit an unusual sequence composition that includes large numbers of potential glycosylation sites. Expression of one such protein has been shown restore the ability of a bacterium to form floc, a type of biofilm.) — protein MTRFGFLITLSIVFSCGTLLADTLTYDFDDGTFQGWDYITPEGTPFPVDDSDSGWIASDEPIDINDGFTLLAATSGDFRVVPDPWGTRDCLGATICYTQVLRSPPFELGASGDLTIDMMGGGAQSNRPYDPEVDLLPEEPEDMMELKDSLGYQGFGLLDIDANEYVAFGFSSHENDGKARPDDPVTRKDWETVAIPEAELASFANNGKQYSVDVFDSYSGGWAWIGFDTVKIPIAGAAGEPGDFNANGVLDGDDIEALSAAVRDGATDSKWDVDGNSLVNNDDRLFWVNDLKMTYLGDSNLDGEFNSSDFVAVFAKGQYEDAISNNSTWSDGDWNGDSDFDSSDFVAAFAAGGYEKGPRVPAAALVPEPASATGLLLGIIGLLLSSRRRK, from the coding sequence ATGACGCGATTCGGTTTTTTAATCACCCTTTCGATCGTATTTTCATGCGGCACGCTGCTGGCCGACACGCTCACTTACGACTTTGATGACGGGACATTTCAAGGTTGGGATTACATTACGCCGGAGGGAACGCCCTTCCCTGTAGACGACAGCGACAGCGGATGGATTGCTTCCGATGAACCGATCGACATCAACGACGGCTTCACGCTTTTGGCGGCGACCTCGGGAGATTTTCGTGTGGTGCCGGATCCTTGGGGCACTCGTGATTGCCTGGGCGCTACGATTTGCTATACGCAAGTCTTGCGATCACCACCGTTCGAATTGGGCGCGTCAGGCGATTTGACGATCGATATGATGGGTGGCGGTGCACAATCGAACCGACCATACGATCCCGAAGTAGATCTCTTACCCGAAGAACCCGAAGACATGATGGAACTGAAGGACAGCCTCGGCTATCAGGGATTCGGTTTGCTGGACATCGATGCTAACGAATACGTCGCATTCGGCTTCTCCTCTCACGAAAATGATGGCAAAGCGCGACCCGATGACCCTGTCACACGAAAAGACTGGGAAACCGTTGCGATTCCGGAAGCCGAGTTGGCGAGCTTCGCGAATAATGGCAAACAGTATTCCGTCGATGTCTTTGACTCCTACTCCGGAGGCTGGGCCTGGATTGGATTCGATACTGTGAAAATTCCGATCGCGGGTGCTGCTGGCGAACCGGGTGATTTTAATGCGAACGGCGTCCTCGATGGCGATGATATCGAAGCGTTATCGGCAGCCGTTAGGGATGGAGCAACGGACAGCAAATGGGATGTTGACGGCAACTCTCTGGTCAACAACGACGACCGACTGTTCTGGGTAAATGATCTCAAAATGACCTACTTGGGCGATTCAAATCTCGACGGCGAATTCAACAGTAGTGACTTTGTCGCAGTCTTTGCCAAGGGCCAGTACGAGGACGCAATCTCGAACAACTCAACCTGGTCGGATGGAGACTGGAACGGAGACAGTGATTTTGATAGCAGCGACTTCGTCGCGGCATTTGCAGCGGGTGGGTATGAAAAAGGACCTCGTGTACCGGCGGCCGCCTTGGTACCCGAGCCAGCCTCAGCCACTGGATTACTGCTGGGAATCATCGGTCTGCTACTAAGCAGCCGTCGCCGCAAGTAA
- a CDS encoding DUF4397 domain-containing protein, giving the protein MLTAMLQVIHNSPYAEAAVVDVYANDALLLDDFAFREASPFVEVPSGVDITLDITAADAADNSHPVSSATVNLASETYVAMAAGDPLGREGQPAFGLAVTDMGREAAATEGNAEFLVVHGSPDAPTVDVVARGVGTLVENISYPEFASDYLSVAPANYTIDITPGDDDAVVASFEADLSGAAGAALVVAASGFLAPADESDPSFGLLAVFADGTSALLPTAAPEPASLQVIHNSPYAEAAVVDVYANDALLLDDFAFRDASPFVEVPSGVDITLDITAADAADNSNPVYSATVNLASETYVAMAAGDPLGREGQPAFGLAVTDMGREAAATEGNAEFLVVHGSPDAPTVDVVARGVGILVDDISYPEFAPDYLSVAPASYTIDITPGDDDAVVASFEADLSGAAGAALVVAASGFLAPADESDPSFGLLAVFADGTSALLPTASLPPIPGDSNGDGVFDQADLVLAFQGGKYDTGDHATFEQGDWNGDGVFDSSDLISAFQAGNFQSPGHPAPATMAVDSLFADDEDTNSLLIG; this is encoded by the coding sequence ATGCTGACGGCGATGCTTCAGGTCATTCATAACTCACCGTATGCAGAAGCTGCCGTCGTCGATGTCTACGCAAACGACGCTTTGTTGCTGGACGACTTTGCTTTTCGCGAAGCGTCTCCCTTTGTTGAGGTCCCCTCCGGAGTGGATATCACGCTTGATATCACCGCAGCCGACGCAGCGGACAATAGCCATCCAGTCTCCAGTGCCACCGTCAATCTGGCAAGCGAGACTTACGTGGCGATGGCTGCGGGCGATCCACTCGGACGTGAGGGACAGCCAGCATTCGGATTGGCCGTCACCGATATGGGACGTGAGGCTGCCGCGACAGAAGGGAACGCTGAATTCTTGGTCGTTCACGGATCGCCCGATGCACCCACGGTTGACGTGGTGGCGCGTGGAGTCGGAACCCTGGTCGAGAATATTTCCTACCCGGAATTCGCGTCGGATTACCTATCAGTCGCTCCCGCCAACTACACAATCGACATCACCCCTGGCGACGATGACGCAGTCGTGGCTTCCTTCGAAGCCGACCTAAGTGGCGCCGCTGGAGCAGCCTTGGTCGTCGCCGCGTCTGGATTCCTGGCTCCCGCAGACGAGTCAGATCCTTCCTTCGGACTGCTTGCGGTATTTGCCGATGGAACCTCCGCTCTCTTGCCAACAGCAGCACCAGAGCCGGCCTCGCTTCAGGTCATTCACAACTCACCCTACGCAGAAGCTGCCGTTGTCGATGTTTATGCCAACGACGCCTTGCTGCTTGATGACTTCGCGTTCCGCGACGCATCTCCCTTTGTTGAAGTTCCCTCCGGAGTGGATATCACGCTTGATATCACCGCGGCGGATGCAGCGGACAACAGCAACCCGGTCTACAGCGCCACCGTCAATCTGGCAAGCGAGACTTACGTGGCGATGGCTGCGGGCGATCCACTCGGACGTGAGGGACAGCCAGCATTCGGATTGGCCGTCACCGACATGGGACGTGAGGCTGCCGCGACAGAAGGGAACGCTGAATTCTTGGTCGTTCACGGATCGCCCGATGCACCCACGGTTGACGTGGTGGCGCGTGGAGTTGGAATTCTGGTCGATGACATTTCCTACCCGGAATTCGCGCCGGATTACCTATCAGTCGCTCCCGCCAGTTACACGATCGACATCACCCCTGGCGATGATGACGCAGTCGTGGCTTCCTTCGAAGCCGACCTAAGTGGCGCTGCTGGAGCAGCCTTGGTCGTCGCCGCGTCTGGATTCCTGGCTCCCGCAGACGAGTCAGATCCCTCCTTCGGATTGCTTGCAGTATTCGCCGATGGAACCTCCGCTCTCTTGCCAACAGCATCGCTCCCACCCATCCCTGGCGATTCGAACGGTGACGGTGTATTTGATCAGGCCGATCTTGTACTCGCTTTCCAGGGTGGTAAATACGATACGGGAGATCACGCTACGTTTGAACAAGGCGACTGGAATGGAGACGGAGTATTTGACTCGTCAGATCTGATTTCGGCCTTCCAAGCCGGCAACTTCCAGTCTCCCGGTCATCCAGCACCAGCCACCATGGCAGTCGACAGCCTGTTTGCTGACGACGAAGACACTAACAGTTTGCTGATCGGCTAA
- the madL gene encoding malonate transporter subunit MadL, whose protein sequence is MAIYGTSLLSICLLAGLIVGKLFGLILGVDANVGGVGIAMLLLIFICDRLHHSGHLQPPTERGILFWSSIYIPIVVAMAASQDVVAAMKGGPIAILAGIIVVIASFAMVPIISRWGKPHSELPGEENSS, encoded by the coding sequence ATGGCAATTTACGGAACGTCGCTCTTGTCAATCTGCCTGCTCGCAGGGCTAATCGTCGGCAAGCTATTCGGGCTAATCCTGGGGGTAGATGCGAACGTAGGTGGGGTTGGCATCGCCATGCTGCTGTTGATTTTCATTTGCGACCGCCTGCACCATAGCGGTCATTTGCAGCCCCCTACCGAGCGCGGAATCCTATTTTGGAGTTCCATCTACATACCAATTGTTGTCGCAATGGCTGCCAGCCAAGACGTTGTTGCAGCGATGAAAGGTGGTCCGATCGCTATTCTGGCGGGTATCATAGTAGTCATCGCGAGTTTTGCCATGGTGCCAATCATCAGCCGCTGGGGGAAACCGCACTCTGAGTTACCTGGGGAGGAAAACTCTTCATGA